One region of Salinirubrum litoreum genomic DNA includes:
- a CDS encoding cation:proton antiporter: MTEVDSLRPLVAVLVSAAAIVPILLSGSRPNLREGWTLLAAVTGLGIVASMVPGVLAGTVYVTDLGTFVPGVAFTLTADPLGILFALLASLLWVVASFYSIGYMRGLDEHDQTRYFAAFAGSISAAVGVAFAANLLVLFVFYELLTVATYPLVAHDETDEARAAGRKYLAYTFGGGVAVFAGAILVFWATGTTAFTAGGIAALAGSDPVVARAAFGLLVAGFGVKAALMPLHSWLPDAMVAPTPVSGLLHAVAVVKSGVFGIARVVLDVYGPDLTGALGVGVALAAVAAFTLVVASVIALRQDNLKRRLAFSTVSQLSYIVLGLAVLHPVSLVGGLLHIPAHAFMKLTLFFCAGALHVETHTDDISNMAGIGKRMPLTMSAFGVAALGMAGIPLVAGFVSKYFLLIGTISAGQVVFTVALLVSGVLNIAYFWPVVYTAFFESPGEADEKPVVEHPLGGWFGTHDAATDGGRETGDAPADTGAESADARSDTDSGAGAVERDDHGYAESHEGQGPIDDQEAAAQIHPEHGHDASPAWEHRRWTGEESTWFMLGPILFAMAGSLVLGVVPDTAVFLRIVRLVVENVTGVVV, encoded by the coding sequence ATGACCGAAGTAGACTCACTCAGACCGCTCGTCGCAGTGCTCGTCTCGGCTGCCGCCATCGTCCCGATTCTCCTGTCGGGGAGTCGACCGAACCTCCGCGAGGGGTGGACCCTCCTCGCGGCCGTGACGGGACTCGGGATCGTCGCCAGCATGGTCCCGGGCGTCCTCGCGGGGACGGTCTACGTGACCGACCTCGGCACGTTCGTCCCGGGCGTGGCGTTCACGCTCACCGCCGACCCGCTCGGTATCCTCTTTGCGCTGCTGGCGAGTCTGCTGTGGGTCGTGGCCAGTTTCTACAGCATCGGCTACATGCGCGGGCTGGACGAACACGACCAGACCCGCTACTTCGCGGCGTTCGCGGGCAGTATCTCCGCGGCGGTCGGGGTCGCCTTCGCCGCCAACCTGCTCGTCCTGTTCGTCTTCTACGAACTGCTGACGGTGGCGACCTACCCGCTCGTCGCTCACGACGAGACCGACGAGGCGCGGGCGGCCGGGCGGAAGTACCTCGCGTACACCTTCGGCGGTGGCGTCGCGGTGTTCGCCGGTGCGATTCTGGTGTTCTGGGCGACGGGGACGACGGCGTTCACGGCCGGCGGCATCGCCGCGCTGGCCGGGAGCGACCCCGTCGTCGCCCGCGCCGCCTTCGGCCTGCTGGTCGCCGGCTTCGGCGTCAAGGCCGCGCTCATGCCGCTGCACTCGTGGCTCCCCGACGCGATGGTCGCGCCGACGCCCGTCTCGGGGCTGCTCCACGCGGTCGCGGTCGTCAAGTCGGGCGTGTTCGGCATCGCCCGCGTCGTGCTCGACGTGTACGGGCCCGACCTGACCGGCGCGCTCGGCGTCGGCGTCGCGCTGGCGGCCGTCGCGGCGTTCACGCTGGTCGTCGCGAGTGTCATCGCGCTCCGGCAGGACAACCTCAAGCGACGCCTCGCGTTCTCGACGGTGAGCCAACTGTCGTACATCGTCCTCGGACTGGCCGTGCTCCACCCGGTGTCGCTCGTCGGCGGCCTCCTGCACATCCCGGCACACGCGTTCATGAAGCTCACCCTGTTCTTCTGTGCCGGGGCGCTCCACGTCGAGACCCACACCGACGACATCTCGAACATGGCGGGCATCGGCAAGCGGATGCCCCTGACGATGTCGGCGTTCGGCGTGGCGGCGCTGGGGATGGCCGGCATCCCACTCGTCGCCGGGTTCGTCAGCAAGTACTTCCTGCTCATCGGCACCATCTCGGCCGGGCAGGTCGTGTTCACGGTCGCGCTGCTCGTCTCGGGCGTCCTCAACATCGCGTACTTCTGGCCGGTCGTCTACACCGCGTTCTTCGAGTCGCCGGGGGAGGCCGACGAGAAACCCGTCGTCGAGCACCCCCTCGGCGGCTGGTTCGGGACCCACGACGCCGCGACCGACGGCGGGCGAGAGACCGGCGACGCGCCGGCCGACACCGGTGCCGAGTCGGCCGACGCCCGGAGTGACACCGACAGCGGTGCCGGCGCGGTGGAACGCGACGACCACGGCTACGCGGAGAGCCACGAGGGGCAGGGCCCCATCGACGACCAGGAGGCCGCCGCCCAGATCCACCCCGAACACGGCCACGACGCCTCCCCGGCGTGGGAACACCGTCGCTGGACCGGTGAGGAGTCGACGTGGTTCATGCTGGGGCCGATCCTGTTCGCGATGGCGGGCTCGCTCGTGCTCGGTGTCGTCCCCGACACCGCCGTCTTCCTGCGAATCGTGCGTCTCGTCGTCGAGAACGTGACGGGGGTGGTCGTCTGA
- a CDS encoding monovalent cation/H+ antiporter subunit D family protein: protein MTDLPALLVAAPLVGSVVVMLAGLVRSESGWPVAAVASLVQTGIAAALAVRAFGPDPVRYVVGGFDAPFGIELVVDGVSATMAVLVAVVALGVLGYARAAGPRSNAFYATYLLLVAGLSGMSVTGDVFNMYVFLEITGLAAYALVASGEGGRSARAALKYLLVGTIGASLFLLGIGFAYVATGTLNMADLSTQLAAVGYASPLVQASFGLLVVGLFVKIAVFPVHTWQPAAYAGAPDSVSALISALVSTIAAYALIRLVFTVFTVDFLLTNAFAQTVLIAGAIVSIVVGSVLAVAQQEVKRMLAYSSVSQFGLVVGAIAVANGTALTGAVIHLVGHAIMKGGLFLTSGLVASATGARTVDDYRGLAERFSAGAAVFGVLALAMVGVPPAIGFVGKWYIALGAVEAGSWPLAVVILGSTLLTLAYFARIIERMFFREPATDTTTDTPLVTDGEGSEAGGSDADPSVVSVGMQTTVLLAAVLAIVLGVAAFEYGQLLEPTIERLLA from the coding sequence ATGACTGACCTCCCCGCACTCCTCGTCGCGGCCCCGCTCGTGGGCTCCGTCGTGGTGATGCTCGCCGGCCTCGTTCGCTCTGAGAGCGGCTGGCCCGTCGCGGCCGTGGCGAGCCTCGTCCAGACAGGCATCGCCGCCGCGCTCGCCGTCCGTGCGTTCGGTCCCGACCCGGTACGCTACGTCGTCGGCGGGTTCGACGCGCCGTTCGGCATCGAACTCGTCGTCGACGGGGTGTCCGCGACGATGGCCGTGCTGGTGGCCGTCGTCGCGCTCGGCGTCCTCGGGTACGCTCGCGCCGCGGGGCCGCGGTCGAACGCCTTCTACGCGACGTACCTCCTGCTCGTCGCCGGCCTGTCCGGGATGAGCGTCACCGGGGACGTGTTCAACATGTACGTCTTCTTAGAGATCACGGGACTGGCCGCGTACGCGCTGGTCGCCAGCGGCGAGGGCGGCCGGTCCGCCCGCGCCGCGCTCAAGTACCTCCTCGTCGGCACCATCGGTGCCTCGCTGTTCCTCCTGGGCATCGGCTTCGCGTACGTCGCGACGGGGACGCTCAACATGGCCGACCTCTCGACACAGCTCGCGGCAGTCGGCTACGCGTCGCCACTGGTCCAGGCGTCGTTCGGCCTCCTCGTCGTCGGCCTGTTCGTCAAGATCGCCGTCTTCCCGGTCCACACGTGGCAGCCGGCCGCCTACGCCGGTGCGCCCGACTCGGTGAGCGCGCTCATCTCCGCGCTCGTCTCGACGATCGCGGCCTACGCGCTGATTCGGCTCGTCTTCACGGTGTTCACCGTCGACTTCCTCCTCACGAACGCCTTCGCACAGACCGTGCTGATCGCCGGCGCGATCGTGAGCATCGTCGTCGGCAGCGTGCTCGCGGTCGCCCAGCAGGAGGTCAAGCGGATGCTCGCCTACTCGTCGGTCTCGCAGTTCGGCCTGGTCGTCGGTGCCATCGCGGTCGCCAACGGGACGGCGCTGACGGGGGCGGTCATCCACCTCGTCGGCCACGCCATCATGAAGGGCGGGCTGTTCCTCACGAGCGGCCTCGTCGCCAGCGCGACCGGTGCCCGGACGGTCGACGACTACCGCGGCCTCGCCGAGCGCTTCTCGGCGGGAGCGGCGGTGTTCGGCGTGCTCGCGCTCGCCATGGTCGGCGTCCCGCCGGCGATCGGGTTCGTCGGCAAGTGGTACATCGCGCTCGGGGCCGTCGAGGCCGGGTCGTGGCCGCTCGCCGTCGTCATCCTCGGGAGTACGCTGCTGACGCTGGCGTACTTCGCTCGCATCATCGAACGGATGTTCTTCCGTGAACCGGCCACGGACACCACGACCGACACGCCGCTCGTCACCGACGGCGAAGGCTCCGAGGCCGGAGGCTCCGACGCCGACCCGTCGGTCGTCTCTGTCGGGATGCAGACGACGGTCCTGCTGGCGGCCGTGCTCGCGATCGTCCTCGGCGTCGCCGCCTTCGAGTACGGACAGCTCCTCGAACCAACAATCGAACGTCTCCTCGCATGA
- a CDS encoding Na(+)/H(+) antiporter subunit D, translated as MVDPLVPPFVPVLLAAVLLPFLGRRAGHVLGILATAVVVPYVWLSPSGQHLGVKLFGFDAVLYNVDPFSTLMGLIFGFIGAVAVLYSWYSEASTLQTAFALSYVGTSLGAVFGGDWLSLIFFWELMAVTSSLLVWHYGGRAVRAGFRYALLHGIGGTLLLGAVVWHYVEVGSFLFSAAPGGMAGAVAPVLAAVGIGVNVGFIGLHAWLPDTYPRPHVAASVFLCVFTTKTGVYGMYRAFPEGNVAIAYMGGLMAVFGATYALFQNDMRRLLSYHIQSQVGYMVAGVGIGTALGQAGAMAHVFNHILYKALLFMTAGVIVYRTGKESLKKLGGLGREMPVTAGAFTVAALSIAGFPLFNGFVSKGIVISASHYDFPAGPAAVGDFHTLELLLLLGGVGTFLSFIKFGYYAFLHGEYDGSVSDANRGQMVAMVSVAALCVFYGIFDGALFGILPFDVTDGSVVSEVYVTYTVDHIVEGVVLAAIGLVGFVLIKSPLASAGRLPDVDRLYNPAALYGTRAVVVGVTELYALVDRTTVATTALAGDVVRNPRATLERVTGRDRVSLRADMGTSVALVTLVILGVLALLFV; from the coding sequence ATGGTCGACCCACTCGTCCCACCGTTCGTGCCGGTCCTGCTCGCGGCCGTGCTCCTCCCGTTCCTCGGGCGGCGCGCGGGCCACGTGCTGGGTATCCTCGCCACGGCCGTCGTCGTCCCGTACGTCTGGCTCTCGCCGAGCGGCCAGCATCTCGGCGTCAAACTGTTCGGCTTCGACGCCGTGCTCTACAACGTCGACCCGTTCTCGACGCTGATGGGGCTGATCTTCGGGTTCATCGGCGCGGTCGCCGTGCTCTACTCGTGGTACTCCGAGGCGTCGACGCTCCAGACCGCCTTCGCCCTCTCGTACGTCGGGACCAGCCTCGGGGCCGTCTTCGGCGGCGACTGGCTGTCGCTCATCTTCTTCTGGGAGCTGATGGCCGTCACCAGTTCGCTACTCGTCTGGCACTACGGCGGGCGGGCGGTCCGGGCGGGCTTCCGGTACGCGCTGCTCCACGGTATCGGTGGGACGCTCCTGCTGGGGGCCGTCGTCTGGCACTACGTCGAGGTCGGCTCCTTCCTGTTCTCTGCTGCCCCCGGCGGGATGGCCGGCGCGGTCGCGCCCGTCCTCGCCGCGGTCGGTATCGGCGTCAACGTCGGCTTCATCGGTCTCCACGCCTGGCTCCCGGACACGTACCCGCGCCCGCACGTCGCCGCGAGCGTCTTCCTGTGTGTGTTCACGACGAAGACCGGCGTCTACGGGATGTACCGGGCGTTCCCCGAGGGCAACGTCGCCATCGCGTACATGGGCGGCCTGATGGCCGTCTTCGGCGCGACCTACGCGCTGTTCCAGAACGACATGCGTCGGCTGCTGTCGTACCACATCCAGTCACAGGTCGGCTACATGGTCGCCGGCGTCGGCATCGGCACGGCACTCGGGCAGGCCGGGGCGATGGCCCACGTGTTCAACCACATCCTCTACAAGGCACTGCTGTTCATGACCGCCGGCGTCATCGTCTACCGGACCGGGAAAGAGAGCCTGAAGAAACTCGGCGGTCTCGGCCGCGAGATGCCCGTGACGGCGGGCGCGTTCACCGTCGCCGCACTCTCCATCGCCGGCTTCCCGCTGTTCAACGGCTTCGTCAGCAAGGGTATCGTCATCTCGGCGAGTCACTACGACTTCCCGGCGGGGCCCGCCGCAGTCGGTGACTTCCACACCCTCGAACTGCTGTTGCTCCTCGGCGGTGTCGGCACCTTCCTCTCGTTCATCAAGTTCGGCTACTACGCGTTCCTCCACGGCGAGTACGACGGCAGTGTTTCTGACGCCAACCGCGGGCAGATGGTCGCGATGGTGTCGGTCGCCGCGCTGTGTGTCTTCTACGGCATCTTCGACGGCGCGCTGTTCGGCATCCTGCCGTTCGACGTGACCGACGGGAGCGTCGTCTCGGAGGTGTACGTGACGTACACGGTCGACCACATCGTCGAAGGCGTCGTGCTGGCCGCGATCGGACTCGTCGGCTTCGTCCTCATCAAGTCGCCGCTGGCGTCGGCCGGGCGGCTCCCGGACGTCGACAGACTGTACAACCCGGCCGCACTGTACGGGACGCGTGCGGTCGTCGTCGGCGTCACGGAGCTGTACGCCCTCGTCGACCGCACGACCGTGGCGACCACGGCACTCGCCGGCGACGTCGTCCGGAACCCGCGGGCGACACTGGAGCGGGTCACGGGTCGGGACCGTGTCAGCCTCCGGGCCGACATGGGGACGAGCGTCGCGCTCGTCACGCTCGTCATTCTGGGCGTGCTGGCACTGCTGTTCGTCTGA
- a CDS encoding cation:proton antiporter subunit C, with protein sequence MIEFFAARVYYLVSFLLLGVGTYMMIGSPNLVKKVIGMNVFQTGIFLFFIVIAFVEGASPPLLTAPAPYVSPLPHVLILTAIVVGVSLTAVALGLIVRIYDEYGTLNEEAIQKVVGDD encoded by the coding sequence GTGATCGAGTTCTTCGCCGCGCGGGTCTACTATCTCGTGTCGTTCCTGCTTTTGGGGGTCGGCACGTACATGATGATCGGGAGTCCGAACCTCGTGAAGAAGGTCATCGGGATGAACGTCTTCCAGACGGGGATCTTCCTGTTCTTCATCGTCATCGCGTTCGTCGAGGGCGCGAGCCCGCCGCTGCTCACGGCACCAGCGCCCTACGTGAGTCCGCTCCCGCACGTGTTGATCCTCACCGCCATCGTCGTCGGCGTGAGCCTCACGGCCGTCGCACTCGGGCTCATCGTCCGGATATACGACGAGTACGGCACCCTGAACGAGGAGGCTATCCAGAAGGTGGTCGGCGATGACTGA